The bacterium genome contains a region encoding:
- a CDS encoding Gfo/Idh/MocA family oxidoreductase encodes MTFRIGVVGAGTHGERYVRHGARDVPGATVTALCRRSEQPGRALAARHGARYHREADALIADPAVDAVVVCTPPGSHHALARTVLAAGKPLLLEKPMTGTLAEAEDLVARDGGTAPPLCLAQSLRWNPVLRRVGELWPRLGRVHLVRASQRLAPTTLAWQRDAAATVGGSVLLTGVHLFDTVRWLTGREFVAVDSRQRQVRNPVVEDLFVARALLDDGSWAALEVSKFTDSRACWFEAIGERGQLRADYLAGGIWWHGDGDDETWDVSARVPTLPALLADWRDAVRDGTPPPVTAADGLATLRMVDACYRSAREGREVAVATG; translated from the coding sequence ATGACCTTCCGCATCGGCGTCGTCGGCGCCGGCACCCATGGCGAACGCTACGTCCGGCACGGAGCCCGGGACGTGCCCGGAGCGACGGTCACGGCCCTCTGCCGCCGCAGCGAGCAGCCCGGCCGCGCGCTCGCCGCGCGCCACGGCGCCCGTTACCACCGGGAGGCGGACGCGCTCATCGCGGACCCGGCGGTTGACGCCGTCGTGGTCTGCACGCCGCCCGGGTCGCACCACGCCCTGGCCCGGACGGTCCTCGCCGCGGGCAAGCCCCTGCTGCTGGAAAAGCCCATGACCGGCACCCTGGCCGAGGCCGAGGATCTCGTCGCCCGCGACGGCGGCACGGCGCCGCCCCTCTGCCTGGCCCAGTCGCTGCGCTGGAATCCGGTGCTGCGGCGGGTCGGGGAGCTCTGGCCGCGGCTCGGACGGGTGCACCTCGTGCGCGCCAGCCAGCGTCTGGCCCCCACCACCCTCGCCTGGCAGCGCGACGCGGCCGCCACCGTGGGCGGATCGGTGCTGCTGACGGGCGTGCACCTCTTCGACACGGTGCGCTGGCTCACCGGGCGCGAGTTCGTCGCCGTCGACTCGCGGCAGCGGCAGGTGCGCAATCCGGTGGTCGAGGACCTCTTCGTGGCGCGGGCCCTGCTCGACGACGGCAGCTGGGCGGCCCTCGAGGTGAGCAAGTTCACCGACTCGCGCGCGTGCTGGTTCGAGGCGATCGGGGAGCGCGGCCAGCTGCGGGCCGACTACCTGGCGGGCGGCATCTGGTGGCACGGCGACGGCGACGACGAGACCTGGGACGTTTCGGCGCGGGTGCCCACCCTGCCGGCCCTGCTGGCCGACTGGCGCGACGCCGTGCGGGACGGCACGCCCCCGCCGGTGACGGCCGCCGACGGCCTGGCGACCCTGCGCATGGTCGACGCCTGCTACCGCTCGGCGCGGGAGGGTCGGGAAGTGGCGGTGGCGACGGGCTAG
- a CDS encoding tRNA threonylcarbamoyladenosine dehydratase, with protein sequence MAVNPIYQRLQLLTGTPALRRLNDARVAIFGVGGVGSWAAEALVRSGVLDLTLVDNDVVCITNVNRQLQATTKNVGRSKVAELAERLALLNPRCRVTTLQKVYEPATADEFELGAFDYVLDCIDSISCKVELIRRATAAGATLYSSMGAASKLDPTRIRVGSVWETEGCPLARIIRRRLREAGFDGDFQAVFSPEVLPPVEHTNVACGTHKCFCPEFVPADGSEHRDWCATKKVINGSAVHVTATFGMFLAGLVIQDAVAAAPLLPVVPAAAPAPGPA encoded by the coding sequence ATGGCCGTCAATCCCATCTACCAGCGCCTGCAGCTGCTGACCGGCACCCCGGCCCTGCGCCGGCTCAACGACGCCCGCGTGGCGATCTTCGGCGTGGGGGGCGTGGGCAGCTGGGCCGCCGAGGCCCTCGTGCGGTCGGGTGTGCTCGACCTGACCCTGGTCGACAACGACGTGGTCTGCATCACCAACGTGAACCGACAGCTCCAGGCCACCACGAAGAACGTCGGGCGCAGCAAGGTGGCGGAACTGGCCGAGCGCCTGGCCCTGCTGAACCCGCGCTGCCGCGTCACGACCCTGCAGAAGGTGTACGAGCCGGCCACCGCCGACGAGTTCGAACTCGGGGCCTTCGACTACGTGCTCGACTGCATCGATTCGATCAGCTGCAAGGTCGAGCTCATCCGGCGGGCGACGGCCGCCGGGGCGACCCTGTACAGCTCCATGGGGGCGGCGTCCAAGCTGGATCCCACGCGCATCCGGGTGGGCTCGGTGTGGGAGACGGAAGGCTGTCCGCTGGCCCGCATCATCCGGCGGCGCCTGCGCGAGGCGGGCTTCGACGGCGACTTCCAGGCCGTCTTCTCGCCCGAGGTGCTGCCGCCGGTGGAGCACACCAATGTGGCCTGCGGGACGCACAAGTGCTTCTGCCCCGAATTCGTGCCCGCCGACGGCTCCGAGCACCGGGACTGGTGCGCCACCAAGAAGGTCATCAACGGTTCGGCGGTGCACGTGACCGCCACCTTCGGCATGTTCCTCGCGGGGCTCGTGATCCAGGACGCCGTGGCCGCCGCGCCGCTGCTGCCGGTGGTGCCGGCCGCCGCGCCCGCGCCCGGCCCGGCCTAG